One window of Mucilaginibacter inviolabilis genomic DNA carries:
- a CDS encoding cupin domain-containing protein: MTNHITTVNEDQGESLSVVGDAYRIIVSGKQTEGAYAVIDMLVPPGGGPGPHAHADIQELFYVIDGEIEFKTEAGKYTAKKGAFVNVPKGGEVHCFKNTSTQTAHMLCTVIPAGLDAFFEEIGTPVAAGTFLPPPAFSNDDLARLNQLAEKYGQKLYPPDYLD, encoded by the coding sequence ATGACAAACCATATAACAACCGTAAATGAAGATCAGGGAGAAAGCCTCTCTGTAGTAGGCGACGCTTATCGCATCATTGTTTCGGGCAAACAAACTGAAGGGGCTTATGCGGTTATTGACATGCTTGTGCCGCCAGGAGGTGGGCCGGGTCCTCATGCTCATGCAGATATACAGGAATTATTTTACGTAATAGATGGCGAAATTGAGTTTAAAACCGAAGCCGGAAAATACACTGCAAAAAAGGGAGCTTTTGTAAATGTGCCTAAAGGCGGCGAAGTACATTGTTTTAAAAATACCAGCACTCAAACAGCTCATATGCTATGTACAGTTATCCCAGCTGGTTTAGACGCTTTTTTTGAAGAAATAGGAACCCCGGTTGCTGCAGGTACATTTTTACCTCCGCCGGCTTTCAGCAATGATGATCTGGCCAGATTAAACCAATTGGCAGAAAAATATGGTCAAAAACTATATCCCCCCGATTATCTGGATTAA
- a CDS encoding ABC transporter permease, with protein MIKNYFKIAWRNIWKNSVFSAINIIGLAVGMAAFMVIMMFVAYEKSFDNFHTKNIYRLNEVQTVGQEGTTQKVALSMFPMGPALKMKFPEIKNFTRINWHEKYQMTYNNERMFLPEAFAVDSTFFQIFDFKLISGDQKTALSKPNSILLTEKTAKKLFGDANPIGKTVTHYGDDTVSFAVTGVLANIPQNSQLQFDALFSFSSIYKPWMFKNWGGNWLNTYLELAPGANPALLEKKFPSFITEHLGKDGTKYMKLFVLPLKDVHANSADIGLDYINYQKFDKKSTNLFAIIALIVLIIACVNFINLSTARSAERAKEVGIRKSIGAHRFQLAFQFLGETVLISFIALVLAITLVELALPYINHLSDRKINFNVFGSLGAISFVFGGTVLIGLISGIYPAIYLSSFQAAKVLKGSVQVGKDKGLLRNILVVIQFSSAIFLMIATVFVLRQLRFMQKQDPGYNREQIVNIPLDRITTKKYELFKNELLNSTLVSGVTASQDILGSHLDQTGVSFKPADGPLQQFGTTLLVVDDNYLDLYKIKLVAGQNFSSDKKINGREYIVNEALAKSLLKDQPKAPLSSLIGLQFGFDSLGTIKGVAKNFNFNSLQYKIEPMFMVCAHSWDFRNISVKINGSNTAAAIAFIKSKWDSLYPDYPFEYQFLDDHFNEVYKADNQVSQIVGILAGLAIFISCLGLFGLASHSAEKRVKEIGVRKVLGASVQRIVLLLSGNFLKLVLIANIIAWPLAWYAMDKWLTGFAYRINVTWITFAIVAFISVLIALVTISFQSIKAAIASPVKSLRSE; from the coding sequence ATGATCAAGAACTATTTTAAAATAGCCTGGCGCAATATCTGGAAAAACAGTGTTTTCTCAGCAATTAACATTATAGGTCTGGCTGTGGGTATGGCCGCATTTATGGTCATTATGATGTTTGTTGCCTACGAAAAGAGTTTCGATAATTTTCATACTAAAAATATTTACCGTTTAAATGAGGTACAAACGGTGGGTCAGGAAGGTACAACACAAAAAGTTGCCTTATCCATGTTTCCGATGGGACCGGCTTTAAAAATGAAGTTTCCCGAAATAAAAAATTTCACACGGATAAACTGGCACGAAAAATACCAGATGACCTATAACAATGAGCGGATGTTTTTGCCGGAGGCATTTGCGGTCGACTCTACCTTTTTCCAGATCTTTGATTTTAAACTGATCAGCGGTGATCAAAAAACAGCTCTTAGTAAACCCAATAGCATTTTACTTACCGAAAAAACGGCCAAAAAACTATTTGGCGATGCCAACCCTATTGGCAAAACCGTAACTCATTATGGCGATGACACCGTTTCTTTTGCCGTTACCGGAGTGCTTGCCAATATACCCCAAAACTCGCAATTGCAATTTGATGCCTTATTTTCATTCAGCAGCATTTATAAACCCTGGATGTTTAAGAATTGGGGAGGCAATTGGCTAAATACCTATCTTGAACTTGCACCTGGTGCTAACCCGGCATTACTGGAAAAGAAATTTCCATCTTTTATTACAGAGCACCTGGGTAAAGACGGAACCAAATACATGAAATTATTTGTTTTGCCTTTAAAAGATGTACATGCCAACTCGGCCGATATTGGCTTGGATTATATAAACTATCAGAAATTTGATAAAAAGTCGACTAACCTGTTCGCCATTATCGCCTTGATTGTACTGATCATAGCCTGCGTTAATTTCATTAATCTTTCAACAGCCCGCTCGGCCGAAAGGGCAAAGGAAGTGGGTATCCGCAAATCTATAGGTGCGCATCGCTTTCAGCTGGCTTTTCAATTTTTAGGAGAAACCGTGCTGATCTCGTTTATCGCGCTGGTTCTTGCAATTACCCTGGTTGAGCTGGCATTACCCTATATTAATCACCTGAGCGATAGAAAAATAAACTTCAATGTATTTGGCAGTCTTGGTGCTATATCTTTTGTATTTGGGGGTACCGTACTTATCGGTCTTATTTCAGGTATCTACCCAGCCATTTACTTATCTTCGTTTCAGGCAGCCAAGGTTTTAAAGGGCTCTGTACAAGTTGGAAAAGATAAAGGATTGCTCCGGAATATCTTAGTTGTTATACAATTTAGCAGCGCTATTTTTTTAATGATAGCCACGGTATTTGTACTAAGGCAATTAAGGTTTATGCAAAAACAGGATCCGGGATACAATCGTGAGCAGATAGTTAATATACCGTTGGACAGGATTACCACCAAAAAATACGAACTATTTAAAAACGAATTATTAAACAGCACTTTAGTATCGGGAGTAACAGCCTCGCAGGATATTTTAGGAAGTCATTTAGATCAAACAGGTGTGTCATTTAAACCTGCCGATGGGCCGCTGCAGCAGTTTGGCACAACGCTGTTGGTGGTAGATGATAATTATCTGGATCTGTACAAAATAAAACTGGTAGCCGGTCAAAATTTCTCTTCGGATAAAAAAATCAACGGCAGGGAATATATTGTGAATGAGGCTCTGGCAAAATCACTATTAAAAGATCAGCCCAAAGCTCCGTTATCTTCACTGATAGGCCTGCAATTTGGCTTTGATTCTTTAGGCACCATTAAAGGTGTTGCCAAAAATTTCAATTTTAACTCTCTTCAGTATAAAATTGAACCTATGTTTATGGTGTGCGCGCATAGCTGGGATTTTAGAAATATTTCTGTTAAAATCAACGGCAGTAATACTGCTGCGGCTATAGCATTTATCAAATCAAAATGGGATAGTCTTTACCCCGATTATCCATTTGAATACCAGTTTCTGGACGATCATTTTAACGAGGTTTACAAAGCCGATAACCAGGTGAGCCAAATTGTAGGAATCCTTGCGGGCTTAGCTATTTTTATTTCCTGCTTGGGACTGTTCGGTCTGGCCTCCCATTCTGCCGAAAAGAGAGTAAAAGAGATAGGGGTACGAAAAGTGTTGGGTGCCTCCGTGCAACGAATTGTACTACTGCTTTCGGGCAATTTTTTAAAACTGGTGCTGATTGCCAATATCATTGCGTGGCCATTGGCCTGGTATGCGATGGATAAATGGCTAACGGGCTTTGCTTACCGTATCAATGTTACCTGGATAACTTTTGCGATTGTAGCGTTTATATCGGTATTGATAGCCTTGGTTACTATAAGTTTTCAATCTATCAAAGCGGCAATTGCCAGTCCGGTAAAAAGTTTAAGAAGCGAATAG
- a CDS encoding NADP-dependent oxidoreductase — protein MKTIQMTGYGDSSVLKIENIAKPTPAAGQVLIKIAATTINPFDMKIRSGAMQQFIPIPIPFVPGTDFSGTVEETGENVTRLKKGDKVFATTFGGTYAEYIVIDEKNVSLIPDNVGLNEAAALAVPLNTAYSVLIEGADLQAGQKVLVHGAAGAVGIALVQMAKALGAYVIGTASAKGKDLIKSLGADEAIDYKTQDFSQLVHDVDLVIDGVGGETLQKSYAVVKKGGRLISIVMPTSDEEAEKYGINAEFINSVPKLEKLAFGKKLVEENKITPQIIKVLNLEAAAEAQDLVTAGGLNGKVVLQVS, from the coding sequence ATGAAAACAATTCAAATGACAGGGTACGGAGATTCGTCCGTTTTGAAAATAGAAAACATAGCTAAGCCTACACCGGCGGCTGGCCAGGTGCTCATTAAAATAGCGGCTACAACTATTAATCCGTTTGATATGAAAATTCGTTCGGGTGCTATGCAGCAATTTATACCCATTCCAATTCCCTTCGTCCCCGGTACTGATTTTTCAGGAACGGTAGAGGAGACCGGCGAGAATGTAACCCGCTTAAAAAAAGGTGATAAAGTATTCGCGACCACATTTGGCGGCACCTATGCTGAATACATCGTGATAGATGAAAAAAATGTTTCTTTAATTCCGGATAATGTTGGCTTGAATGAAGCAGCAGCGCTGGCTGTTCCGCTGAATACCGCCTATAGTGTACTGATAGAAGGCGCGGATCTGCAAGCGGGACAAAAAGTGTTAGTTCATGGAGCAGCAGGTGCTGTTGGTATCGCACTGGTTCAGATGGCCAAAGCACTAGGTGCTTATGTTATAGGTACGGCTTCGGCAAAGGGTAAAGATCTTATTAAATCGTTAGGGGCAGATGAAGCGATCGACTATAAAACACAAGATTTTAGCCAATTAGTGCATGATGTTGACCTGGTTATAGACGGAGTAGGAGGCGAAACACTGCAGAAATCATACGCGGTGGTAAAAAAGGGTGGCAGGTTAATTAGCATTGTTATGCCTACTTCAGATGAAGAGGCCGAAAAATATGGTATCAATGCCGAGTTTATCAATTCTGTACCAAAACTTGAAAAATTAGCATTTGGTAAAAAATTGGTCGAGGAAAATAAAATTACGCCGCAGATAATCAAAGTCCTGAACCTGGAAGCTGCTGCAGAAGCACAAGATCTGGTTACAGCAGGAGGGCTTAATGGCAAAGTGGTATTACAGGTAAGTTAA
- a CDS encoding winged helix-turn-helix transcriptional regulator, whose product MEKPKCESEPTIDRQLALKDAIELLSGKWKIVILRSLYLYSAMRFKDLQETSKDITPKVLSNELQQLEDNLLITRTVNNTRPITVSYALTDHAIETLPVINALIEFGLKHRKKIKCK is encoded by the coding sequence ATGGAAAAACCAAAATGTGAATCAGAACCCACCATTGACAGACAATTAGCATTAAAGGATGCAATTGAATTATTGAGCGGTAAATGGAAAATTGTTATTTTGAGAAGTTTGTACCTTTATTCAGCTATGCGATTTAAAGATTTACAGGAAACATCGAAAGACATAACACCAAAAGTATTATCGAACGAATTGCAGCAGTTAGAAGATAATTTACTAATCACAAGAACTGTGAATAATACAAGGCCTATTACAGTGTCCTATGCGCTTACTGACCATGCCATTGAAACTCTGCCCGTCATTAATGCTTTAATAGAATTTGGTCTGAAGCATAGAAAGAAGATTAAATGCAAGTAA
- a CDS encoding SDR family oxidoreductase — MKNDRESSLVGKKVVLLGGTSGFGFATALAVAEEGASVVVVSSSRRKVNDALSKLPEETKGFVADLGDEKQIEQLFKKIGEFDHLVFTAGDELKFNELLGLNIDEAKQSINLRFWGAVMAAKHGAPLIRQGGSITLTTGALGRKPRKGTVVIAGMASAIDGLTRALAFELAPIRVNAVCAGTVRTNLLRSIPEAAREVFYSQVGSKLLTGRVGDANEIAEAYLYLIRGSFSTGQIVVVDGGSLLT, encoded by the coding sequence ATGAAAAATGATAGGGAAAGCAGTTTGGTAGGTAAAAAAGTTGTTCTATTAGGTGGTACATCAGGTTTTGGTTTTGCTACAGCATTAGCTGTGGCAGAGGAAGGGGCATCAGTGGTTGTGGTTTCAAGCAGCCGGCGAAAGGTAAACGACGCTTTATCCAAATTGCCAGAAGAAACTAAAGGTTTCGTTGCTGATCTTGGAGACGAAAAGCAGATAGAACAGCTTTTCAAAAAGATAGGCGAATTTGACCATCTCGTTTTTACAGCCGGTGATGAGTTGAAATTTAACGAATTGTTGGGATTGAACATTGATGAGGCAAAACAATCTATCAATTTGCGCTTTTGGGGGGCGGTTATGGCGGCTAAGCATGGAGCTCCACTAATAAGACAGGGAGGATCGATTACATTAACAACCGGTGCCCTTGGGAGAAAACCGAGGAAAGGAACAGTGGTGATTGCAGGAATGGCAAGTGCTATTGATGGGCTTACACGCGCGCTTGCCTTTGAACTTGCACCAATAAGAGTTAATGCAGTTTGTGCAGGAACTGTTAGAACCAATCTCTTAAGAAGTATACCCGAAGCAGCCAGGGAGGTATTCTACAGTCAAGTTGGAAGCAAATTGTTAACAGGCAGAGTTGGTGATGCAAATGAAATTGCTGAGGCTTATCTATACCTGATCAGGGGAAGCTTTAGCACAGGCCAGATTGTAGTGGTTGATGGTGGTAGTTTACTTACATAA
- a CDS encoding pyridoxal phosphate-dependent aminotransferase — protein sequence MPKISQKGQRMPASPIRKLTPYADKAKLDGKKVYHLNIGQPDIETPEGMLNAIKNIDFKVWAYTPSEGTLVYRKKLTEYYNKLGYNITPDNIIVTTGGSEAITISMMACLDQGDEVIIPEPFYANYNGFASQSDIVVKPILSFIDNGFALPPISEFEKLITDKTKAIIICNPNNPTGYLYSKEELEALKELALKYDLYLFSDEAYREFCYDGRTFISPMHLDGLEENVIVMDTVSKRYSACGARLGCLITKNKAVLTAGLKFAQARLSAGMVEQIAGTAAVDTPDSYFEAVNKEYTSRRDTLVSALNKIDGVYCPNPGGAFYVVAKLPIDNADKFCQWMLETFSYNNQTVMMAPATGFYSSPGAGLNEVRMAYVLKNEDLQNAMICLEEALKVYPGRVVNNEQLAESR from the coding sequence ATGCCAAAAATATCTCAAAAAGGGCAGCGAATGCCCGCATCGCCTATACGTAAGTTAACACCTTATGCTGATAAAGCTAAGCTGGATGGTAAAAAAGTTTATCATCTGAACATTGGCCAGCCTGATATTGAAACCCCTGAAGGCATGCTGAATGCCATTAAAAATATTGATTTTAAGGTTTGGGCCTACACCCCATCCGAAGGAACACTGGTTTACCGCAAAAAGCTTACAGAATATTATAACAAACTGGGTTACAACATTACACCTGATAATATTATTGTAACTACCGGAGGCTCAGAGGCTATCACCATATCCATGATGGCATGTCTTGACCAGGGTGATGAGGTGATTATCCCGGAACCATTTTACGCTAATTACAATGGCTTTGCCAGTCAGAGCGATATAGTAGTAAAACCCATACTTTCATTTATTGACAATGGTTTTGCCCTTCCTCCTATCAGTGAATTTGAAAAACTGATAACCGATAAAACCAAGGCTATTATCATCTGTAACCCCAATAATCCTACAGGGTATTTATACTCCAAAGAGGAACTGGAAGCCTTGAAAGAACTGGCCCTGAAATATGATCTGTACCTGTTTTCGGACGAGGCATACCGGGAATTTTGCTATGACGGCCGTACTTTCATCTCTCCTATGCACCTGGATGGATTAGAAGAGAATGTAATTGTAATGGATACTGTAAGTAAACGTTACAGTGCTTGTGGCGCCCGCTTAGGTTGTTTGATCACTAAAAACAAAGCGGTTTTAACTGCTGGTTTAAAATTTGCGCAGGCCCGCCTGAGCGCCGGTATGGTGGAGCAGATTGCGGGTACCGCGGCTGTTGACACTCCGGATAGCTATTTTGAAGCCGTAAATAAAGAATATACTAGTCGCCGGGATACCTTAGTAAGTGCACTGAACAAAATAGATGGCGTTTACTGCCCTAATCCAGGTGGCGCTTTTTATGTAGTAGCCAAATTACCCATTGATAATGCCGATAAATTTTGCCAATGGATGCTGGAAACTTTCAGCTATAATAACCAAACCGTGATGATGGCACCAGCCACCGGCTTTTACAGCAGTCCCGGAGCCGGACTTAATGAGGTACGCATGGCCTACGTTTTAAAAAATGAAGACCTGCAAAACGCCATGATATGCCTGGAAGAAGCCCTCAAAGTTTATCCCGGACGTGTGGTGAACAATGAGCAGCTTGCAGAAAGCAGGTAA
- a CDS encoding DUF1573 domain-containing protein encodes MKKILMICAVVLGFAFTASAQDSQKAEFKFNEEKHDFGKIPQGTPVTTVFEFTNVGKEPLILTEVRPTCGCTIADYTKTPVKGGEKGTIKITYNAAAAAPFNKTIVVKSNAVTPEKYLNIIGEVVAKPASSK; translated from the coding sequence ATGAAAAAAATATTAATGATTTGCGCAGTAGTTTTAGGTTTTGCCTTTACTGCATCGGCACAGGATAGCCAAAAAGCTGAGTTTAAATTCAATGAAGAAAAACACGACTTTGGCAAGATACCTCAGGGTACTCCTGTAACCACCGTTTTTGAATTTACCAACGTTGGTAAAGAACCCCTTATTTTGACAGAAGTAAGACCAACTTGCGGTTGTACCATTGCCGATTACACCAAAACTCCGGTAAAAGGTGGCGAAAAAGGCACTATCAAGATCACTTATAATGCTGCTGCCGCTGCGCCTTTCAACAAAACTATTGTTGTAAAATCAAATGCAGTTACGCCAGAAAAGTATCTGAACATTATTGGTGAGGTTGTAGCCAAACCCGCATCGAGCAAATAA
- a CDS encoding alpha-ketoacid dehydrogenase subunit alpha/beta has translation MPESTLRATSKFNTAELSFDDFKKIVIDDYRIGYESRQASLIGRREVLTGKAKFGIFGDGKEVAQLAMAKAFRAGDWRAGYYRDQTFMFATGMSNLKEFFAQLYANPDIEKDPASGGRQMNCHYATRFVNADGTWVNQAETMNCSSDISTTGGHMPRLLGLAYASKLYRQNKELEYLKQFSVGGNEVAFGTIGNGSTSEGLFFETFNAAGVLQVPMAISVWDDAYAISVPAKLQTTKEDISEILKGFQRENGSNGYEIFKVRGWDYIALCETYERAITICREQHVPVLIHVVEMTQPQGHSTSGSHERYKSKDRLTWEEEHDCLLKMREWMISSAITTEAELEILEAEAKKYVRECQREAAAELGDIIKVEVEETARLIDNLAYTVAAKEEITSIATELRSSYDAGRKDTVGSVRKALRLTVHETVAERQVLIDWLKAETAKNKERYDSKLFSGTPQSPLNVPLVPAIYSEDARLLDGREILNACFDSHFERDKSIVAFGEDVGAIGDVNQGFAGLQNKYGDLRITDTGIRETTIIGQGMGLAMRGLRPIAEIQYLDYLIYAMTVLSDDIASLSYRTKGGQKAPLIIRTRGHRLEGIWHSGSPMGMIVNSMRGFHLCVPRNMTQAAGLYNTLLRGDEPAIVIESLNGYRLKEKLPENVGEFTVPLGKAEILKEGGDITVVSYGSTLRIVQEAAVELDKMGIHIEIIDPQTLYPFDIDNTCGTSLKKTSKLLVVDEDVPGAASAYIVQKIVETENGYYSLDAQPRTLTAKEHRPPYGSDGDYFSKPSVDDVIEAVYAMMNEANPAKYPPIF, from the coding sequence ATGCCCGAATCTACCTTACGTGCAACCAGTAAATTTAATACTGCAGAACTGAGTTTTGATGATTTCAAGAAAATTGTGATTGACGATTATCGTATTGGTTACGAAAGCCGTCAGGCAAGTTTAATAGGCAGGAGAGAGGTTTTAACGGGTAAAGCTAAGTTTGGCATTTTTGGCGATGGCAAGGAAGTTGCCCAGTTAGCCATGGCCAAAGCCTTCCGCGCAGGCGATTGGCGCGCGGGATACTATCGCGATCAAACCTTTATGTTTGCTACCGGGATGAGCAACCTGAAAGAGTTTTTTGCCCAGCTTTATGCCAACCCCGATATTGAAAAAGATCCCGCATCTGGCGGCAGGCAAATGAATTGCCACTATGCAACCCGTTTTGTGAACGCCGATGGTACCTGGGTTAACCAGGCTGAAACCATGAATTGCTCGTCAGATATTTCCACTACGGGCGGTCATATGCCCCGTTTGCTGGGTTTGGCTTACGCATCAAAATTATACCGTCAGAATAAAGAGCTGGAATACCTGAAACAGTTTTCTGTAGGAGGTAATGAGGTTGCCTTTGGAACTATAGGCAATGGCTCCACATCCGAAGGTTTATTTTTTGAAACCTTTAACGCCGCTGGTGTGCTGCAGGTGCCTATGGCCATTTCTGTTTGGGATGACGCTTACGCTATCTCCGTTCCGGCAAAACTGCAAACAACCAAAGAAGATATATCCGAAATACTCAAAGGCTTTCAGCGTGAAAATGGTTCCAACGGTTATGAGATATTTAAAGTAAGAGGCTGGGATTATATCGCCCTTTGCGAAACTTATGAGCGTGCTATCACCATATGCCGCGAGCAGCATGTACCGGTATTGATCCATGTAGTGGAGATGACACAGCCGCAGGGCCACTCCACCTCAGGTTCACATGAGCGCTATAAATCAAAAGACCGCCTGACCTGGGAAGAGGAACACGATTGCCTGCTTAAAATGCGCGAATGGATGATCTCTTCGGCAATTACTACTGAAGCTGAATTGGAGATACTGGAAGCCGAAGCTAAAAAATATGTACGGGAATGCCAGCGCGAAGCTGCCGCCGAGTTGGGTGATATCATTAAGGTTGAAGTTGAGGAAACCGCTCGCTTAATTGACAACCTGGCCTACACCGTGGCTGCTAAAGAGGAAATTACCAGTATTGCTACCGAGTTACGGTCGAGCTATGATGCCGGTCGTAAAGATACCGTAGGTTCCGTGCGTAAAGCCCTCCGCCTAACCGTACATGAAACAGTAGCCGAAAGACAAGTATTGATAGATTGGCTTAAAGCAGAAACCGCCAAAAATAAGGAGCGTTATGATTCCAAATTATTTTCAGGAACTCCACAATCTCCTTTAAATGTGCCTCTTGTGCCGGCTATTTATAGTGAAGATGCACGTTTGCTTGACGGTCGTGAGATATTAAATGCTTGTTTTGATTCTCACTTTGAACGCGATAAAAGCATTGTAGCTTTTGGCGAGGATGTAGGCGCTATCGGCGATGTGAACCAGGGATTTGCCGGTTTGCAAAACAAGTACGGCGATCTGCGTATTACCGATACCGGCATTCGCGAAACTACTATTATAGGGCAGGGTATGGGTTTGGCTATGCGCGGTTTACGCCCAATTGCCGAAATTCAATACCTTGATTACCTCATCTATGCCATGACTGTTTTGAGCGATGATATTGCCAGTTTGAGCTATCGTACCAAAGGTGGGCAAAAAGCACCGCTGATTATCCGCACACGAGGCCACAGGCTCGAAGGGATCTGGCATTCAGGCTCGCCAATGGGTATGATCGTAAACTCGATGCGTGGTTTTCATCTTTGTGTGCCCCGTAATATGACCCAGGCCGCTGGTTTGTACAATACCCTGTTAAGGGGCGACGAACCGGCCATCGTGATCGAAAGCCTGAACGGGTATCGCTTAAAAGAAAAACTTCCTGAAAATGTAGGAGAATTTACCGTTCCATTGGGTAAGGCTGAGATACTGAAAGAGGGCGGAGACATCACTGTTGTGTCTTACGGATCAACCCTGCGTATCGTACAGGAAGCAGCTGTTGAGCTTGATAAAATGGGTATACACATCGAAATTATCGACCCACAAACGCTGTATCCTTTTGATATCGACAATACTTGTGGTACTTCTTTAAAAAAGACCAGCAAATTATTGGTGGTTGACGAAGATGTACCGGGAGCAGCATCAGCCTATATTGTTCAAAAGATTGTAGAAACCGAAAATGGTTACTATTCTCTTGATGCACAGCCCAGAACGTTAACCGCTAAAGAACACCGTCCTCCGTATGGTTCCGATGGTGATTATTTCAGCAAACCATCTGTTGATGATGTGATCGAAGCGGTATATGCCATGATGAATGAAGCTAACCCTGCTAAATATCCGCCGATATTTTAA
- a CDS encoding nitroreductase family protein, which produces MDSTTFTTISNIIKTRRSVKPAAMNGQKIPNEQVSALLELADWAPTHGYTEPWRFIVYENPADFCHKHAEIYKQGVKSEDFNELTYNNLQHQGDKVSHVIIVTMKRGDLPKIPPFEEIAAVSSAIQNILLGATALNAASFWSTGGAILKPGMKEFLQLREEDNVLGVLYLGYADQYPEGRRNTPLEEKINWVK; this is translated from the coding sequence ATGGATTCTACAACATTCACCACTATATCAAATATTATCAAAACGCGCCGTTCTGTAAAGCCGGCTGCTATGAACGGGCAAAAAATACCTAATGAGCAGGTTTCTGCCTTATTAGAATTGGCCGATTGGGCGCCAACACACGGTTATACCGAACCATGGCGCTTTATTGTGTACGAAAATCCAGCCGATTTTTGCCATAAACATGCTGAAATATATAAACAAGGAGTTAAGTCAGAGGATTTTAACGAGCTGACTTACAATAATCTGCAGCATCAGGGTGATAAGGTATCACATGTGATCATCGTAACCATGAAACGCGGCGATCTGCCTAAAATTCCTCCATTTGAAGAGATCGCAGCAGTATCCAGTGCTATCCAGAATATATTGCTTGGTGCTACGGCCCTTAATGCGGCTTCTTTCTGGAGCACCGGCGGCGCCATTTTAAAGCCTGGCATGAAAGAGTTTTTGCAACTACGCGAAGAAGATAATGTACTCGGTGTACTATATCTTGGCTACGCCGATCAATATCCCGAAGGCAGAAGAAACACCCCGCTAGAAGAAAAGATCAACTGGGTTAAGTAA
- a CDS encoding murein L,D-transpeptidase catalytic domain family protein, with protein MRKHLWCVTFSVLFLATTIVSWRSVGANKSDGKVNSTLNAKELFNQYVNNLYQAASLQQTGLTFDVFEKAITGYTNLKLNHQLPQSSSVLTVVDFTKSSREKRMWIIDLFSKQLLLNTWVAHGQGSGEEMATSFSDRNDSHQSSLGFYLTDKVYMGKHGRSLHLDGLDEGFNSNARMRDIVIHGASYVSQAAINHQGYLGRSFGCPAVPAHLANTVINTIKDKTVLFINGNDDSYTSKYLDETGPLNFIAADTTAFDLARL; from the coding sequence ATGAGGAAACACTTATGGTGTGTCACATTCTCGGTTCTATTTTTAGCTACAACTATTGTTAGTTGGAGATCCGTAGGTGCGAACAAATCAGATGGAAAAGTAAATTCAACTCTAAATGCAAAAGAATTATTTAATCAGTATGTAAATAATTTATATCAGGCGGCCAGCTTACAGCAAACCGGTTTGACATTTGATGTATTTGAAAAAGCGATTACAGGTTATACCAATTTAAAACTCAATCACCAATTACCACAAAGCAGTTCTGTATTAACAGTGGTCGATTTTACCAAATCGAGCCGCGAAAAACGTATGTGGATTATTGATCTCTTCAGTAAGCAGTTGTTACTCAATACTTGGGTAGCACACGGACAGGGCAGTGGTGAAGAAATGGCCACCAGTTTTTCTGACAGGAACGACTCGCACCAAAGCAGTTTGGGCTTTTACCTTACAGATAAGGTTTATATGGGCAAACATGGCCGCTCTTTACATTTGGATGGTCTTGACGAGGGTTTTAACAGCAATGCCCGCATGCGCGATATTGTGATTCACGGCGCCAGTTATGTAAGTCAGGCTGCCATTAATCATCAGGGATACCTTGGACGCAGCTTTGGCTGCCCGGCGGTACCTGCCCATCTTGCCAACACCGTGATTAATACAATCAAGGATAAAACGGTATTATTTATCAATGGCAATGATGATAGCTACACTTCCAAATACCTGGACGAAACAGGTCCGCTCAACTTCATAGCGGCGGATACCACCGCTTTTGATCTAGCAAGACTGTAG